The Drosophila gunungcola strain Sukarami chromosome 3L unlocalized genomic scaffold, Dgunungcola_SK_2 000003F, whole genome shotgun sequence genome contains a region encoding:
- the LOC128258409 gene encoding androgen-induced gene 1 protein-like: MELGSWSNGARLLLHLSAAGHLGYAVYYDYRYAQLPKLAVTLRLETPLWGKFKYITFLGGLVQCGYYALALAYDLFRVRSLRNLRDYILATFVVPLALTVSLTFWTLYAIDRNAVYPDLLDLIYPRWLNHATHTFVVVYALAELGSTRHRYPERSRGFAGLAAFMAGYLVWIHYIWFRTGIWVYPFLGGIDWYLRVLFFALIMVLGFVYYLLGEHVNRVLWV; the protein is encoded by the coding sequence ATGGAGCTAGGCAGCTGGTCGAACGGGGCTCGTCTGCTGCTCCACCTGTCCGCCGCCGGTCACCTGGGCTACGCCGTATACTACGACTACCGATACGCGCAGTTGCCAAAACTGGCGGTGACCCTGCGCCTCGAAACACCGCTGTGGGGCAAATTCAAGTACATCACCTTTCTGGGTGGCCTGGTCCAATGTGGTTACTATGCCCTGGCGCTGGCCTACGACCTCTTTCGGGTGCGATCTCTGAGGAACCTGCGCGACTACATATTGGCCACCTTTGTGGTCCCACTGGCCCTCACTGTGAGTCTGACCTTTTGGACACTGTATGCGATCGACCGAAATGCGGTATATCCGGATCTGCTGGACTTAATCTACCCGAGATGGCTGAACCACGCCACGCACACCTTCGTCGTGGTCTACGCCCTCGCAGAGTTGGGCAGCACTCGCCACAGATATCCGGAACGAAGTCGGGGATTCGCCGGACTGGCTGCCTTCATGGCTGGATACCTGGTGTGGATTCACTACATTTGGTTCAGGACCGGCATCTGGGTGTACCCCTTCCTGGGGGGCATCGACTGGTACCTCCGCGTCCTCTTCTTCGCCCTGATTATGGTCCTCGGATTTGTTTACTATCTGCTTGGCGAGCACGTCAACCGAGTGCTTTGGGTGTGA